In Ruminiclostridium papyrosolvens DSM 2782, the following proteins share a genomic window:
- a CDS encoding FAD-dependent oxidoreductase, translated as MKIVVIGCTHAGTAAITNMVKLYPGSEITVYEKNDNISFLSCGIALYVGGVVKEPESLFYSSPEKLSDMGITTHMRHEVTDIDMDKKILWVKNIETGSSFTDNYDKLVISSGSWPIIPKIEGIELEGVLPAKNYNHSKEIVSKEKTAQSIVVVGAGYIGVELAEAFAVNGKKVTLIDTEKRILSKYFDKEFTDIAEEKMKAKGITLALGETVTNFMGSRNKIQKVKTDKAEYDADLAILCIGFRPSTGLFKDKLEMLPNGAIIVDEYMQTSRKDVFAAGDCCASIYNPLGTSKYIPLATNAVRMGTLAALNLEKPTVKYLGTQGTSAIKIYNLNYASTGLTQSAAEFEKLDVKYITIRENYRPEFMPDYEEVLLKVVFDTRKREILGAQILSKADLTQSANTLSLAIQKKLTIDELAFTDFFFQPHYNKPWNYLNTAGLQAKDI; from the coding sequence ATGAAGATAGTAGTAATCGGATGTACTCATGCAGGTACGGCAGCAATAACCAACATGGTAAAGCTTTACCCCGGGTCGGAAATAACGGTTTATGAAAAGAACGATAATATTTCTTTTCTTTCCTGTGGTATAGCCCTATATGTAGGCGGTGTGGTAAAGGAGCCGGAGAGCTTGTTCTATTCGTCACCTGAAAAATTAAGTGATATGGGCATTACAACCCATATGCGTCATGAGGTTACGGATATAGATATGGATAAAAAAATCTTGTGGGTAAAGAATATTGAAACGGGCAGCAGTTTTACAGATAATTATGACAAACTGGTGATTTCTTCGGGTTCATGGCCCATTATTCCTAAAATTGAGGGTATTGAGCTGGAGGGGGTGCTTCCGGCAAAAAATTATAACCACTCAAAAGAAATAGTCAGTAAGGAAAAAACTGCTCAGAGTATTGTAGTGGTTGGGGCAGGATATATCGGTGTGGAACTGGCAGAAGCCTTTGCGGTGAATGGTAAAAAGGTTACATTGATAGACACTGAAAAAAGAATACTAAGCAAGTATTTTGACAAAGAGTTTACGGATATTGCTGAAGAAAAGATGAAAGCCAAAGGTATTACGCTTGCCTTGGGTGAGACTGTAACGAATTTCATGGGAAGCCGGAATAAAATTCAAAAGGTTAAAACAGATAAAGCAGAGTATGATGCTGACCTTGCCATTCTTTGCATTGGTTTTCGGCCAAGCACCGGATTATTTAAAGACAAGCTGGAGATGCTGCCTAATGGGGCCATAATTGTAGATGAGTATATGCAGACAAGCAGAAAAGATGTATTTGCAGCAGGAGACTGTTGTGCATCTATATATAATCCTCTGGGAACAAGTAAATATATTCCTCTTGCAACAAATGCTGTCAGGATGGGAACTCTCGCAGCTTTAAATCTTGAAAAGCCTACAGTAAAGTATTTGGGTACACAAGGAACGTCAGCAATAAAAATATATAACCTTAACTATGCATCAACAGGCTTGACCCAAAGCGCAGCAGAATTTGAAAAATTAGATGTAAAATACATTACAATCAGAGAGAACTACCGCCCGGAATTTATGCCGGACTATGAAGAGGTATTATTGAAAGTAGTATTTGATACCAGAAAAAGAGAGATTCTAGGAGCCCAGATTCTATCCAAGGCAGATTTAACCCAGTCTGCTAATACATTGTCTTTAGCAATTCAGAAGAAATTGACTATTGATGAACTTGCATTTACAGACTTTTTCTTCCAACCTCATTACAACAAGCCATGGAATTATCTTAATACTGCAGGGCTTCAAGCCAAGGACATTTAG
- a CDS encoding MFS transporter, giving the protein MENADKQYKNKGLVLVNIVLLTFMACLDSSIVNVALPVMANKFSVGMSSISAIVSTYLIAISATVLIFGRLGDIKGKVKIFKTGIVVFTLGSLLCAVSPSLNTLVLSRIVQAIGAAAFMATNQGIVTRAFPANERGRALGITGSFVALGTLVGPPLGGFIVDVASWQYIFLINIPIGIFAFIMGLRVLPKDEQSSESKFDIKGAILFLISIISLFTALLSGEQIGFLKPVILASFAVAIISFALFVKMEGRVDSPLLQLNIFKNKLFSLSIFCGFLLFVCMSCSNIILPFYFQDIIKMTPWLTGVYLMSYPLILLVVSPISGFLSDKIGSEMLTFVGLAIFSTGCFLMATINHTFSPVKIILFISLMAVGNGMFQSPNNSLIMSTVPRSRLGIAGSINALVRNLGLVVGVSVSTLVLYGMMSFKLGYKVTNFVKGKETEFIFGMSSAYIFIGALSLVAATLTAVRLYRIKKNANSNDGYTDAQDYQ; this is encoded by the coding sequence ATGGAAAACGCAGATAAACAATATAAAAACAAGGGCTTAGTACTTGTAAACATTGTACTATTGACTTTTATGGCATGCCTTGACAGCAGCATTGTAAATGTTGCACTGCCTGTAATGGCAAATAAATTTTCCGTTGGAATGAGTTCTATTTCAGCAATAGTGTCAACGTATTTGATTGCTATTTCTGCAACTGTGCTGATTTTTGGAAGGCTGGGAGACATTAAGGGAAAAGTAAAAATATTTAAAACAGGTATTGTTGTATTTACACTAGGCTCGTTATTGTGTGCCGTTTCACCTTCCCTGAATACGCTGGTGTTATCTCGAATTGTTCAGGCTATAGGTGCAGCTGCTTTTATGGCAACAAATCAGGGTATAGTTACAAGGGCGTTCCCGGCTAACGAAAGAGGCAGGGCACTTGGTATTACAGGTTCGTTTGTTGCACTTGGCACGCTTGTTGGACCTCCTCTGGGCGGATTTATTGTTGACGTAGCAAGCTGGCAATACATATTCCTGATAAATATACCTATTGGTATTTTCGCATTCATAATGGGCTTGAGGGTGCTTCCTAAAGACGAGCAGAGCAGTGAATCAAAGTTTGACATTAAAGGTGCCATTCTTTTTCTTATAAGTATAATATCACTCTTTACCGCATTGCTGTCGGGTGAGCAGATTGGTTTCCTTAAACCTGTTATTTTGGCAAGTTTTGCAGTGGCAATTATATCATTTGCTTTATTTGTTAAAATGGAGGGAAGAGTAGACAGCCCTCTTTTGCAGCTGAATATTTTTAAGAATAAGCTTTTTTCGCTAAGTATTTTTTGCGGATTTTTGCTCTTTGTATGTATGAGCTGCTCAAACATTATATTGCCATTCTATTTTCAGGATATTATTAAAATGACACCTTGGTTAACGGGAGTATACCTTATGTCGTATCCACTGATACTTCTGGTGGTATCACCCATAAGCGGATTTCTGTCAGATAAAATTGGCTCAGAAATGCTTACCTTTGTAGGACTGGCAATTTTTAGTACAGGCTGTTTCCTGATGGCTACTATTAATCATACTTTTAGTCCTGTAAAAATTATATTGTTTATTTCCTTGATGGCTGTGGGTAACGGTATGTTCCAGTCACCTAACAACTCACTTATTATGTCAACTGTACCGAGAAGTCGTCTGGGAATTGCAGGCAGCATTAATGCGCTTGTAAGAAATCTTGGTCTGGTAGTTGGTGTATCTGTATCTACATTAGTGCTTTATGGCATGATGAGTTTCAAGCTGGGCTATAAGGTAACGAATTTTGTTAAGGGGAAAGAAACAGAATTTATTTTTGGTATGAGCTCTGCGTATATATTCATTGGAGCACTTTCCTTGGTTGCAGCAACTCTGACAGCAGTCAGATTATACAGAATCAAGAAAAATGCTAATTCCAATGACGGTTATACTGATGCTCAGGATTATCAATAA
- a CDS encoding HAD family hydrolase: MFKYIIFDIDGTMIDTEAAVYHAYQSIIYKKHGRYFTNEELLKGYGVPTPLSLERYGFTDIEAALKEYYHYLIEGFKKCTAFDGIPEVMENLKALNIPMGVVTSRCRYEIQADSCLEQFTEYFKTIVSSDDTSEHKPNPAPLLFAMDKLKAVPSETLYIGDTVFDRECAKNAGVKFALAIWGSNNAENINADFFFKKPSDLLDILKL; encoded by the coding sequence ATGTTTAAGTACATAATTTTTGATATTGACGGAACAATGATTGATACAGAAGCAGCCGTATACCATGCATACCAGAGTATTATTTATAAAAAACACGGCAGATATTTTACCAATGAAGAACTATTAAAGGGCTATGGCGTTCCTACGCCTCTTTCTCTTGAAAGATATGGGTTTACTGATATTGAGGCCGCTTTGAAAGAATATTACCATTATTTGATTGAAGGCTTTAAAAAATGTACTGCCTTTGATGGCATACCTGAAGTAATGGAAAACCTTAAAGCGTTAAATATCCCAATGGGTGTTGTAACCTCAAGGTGCCGTTATGAAATACAAGCTGACAGCTGTTTGGAGCAATTTACTGAATACTTTAAAACTATAGTATCATCAGATGACACTTCTGAACACAAGCCAAATCCGGCGCCTTTGCTATTTGCAATGGACAAGTTGAAGGCTGTTCCTTCCGAAACTCTGTATATCGGTGATACGGTATTTGACAGAGAATGTGCAAAAAATGCCGGAGTAAAGTTTGCATTAGCTATATGGGGCTCAAATAACGCAGAAAATATAAATGCAGACTTCTTTTTCAAAAAGCCTTCAGATTTGCTTGATATATTAAAGCTGTAA
- the spoVB gene encoding stage V sporulation protein B has translation MGLDKFYKNSAILTLSNLVTGFIGFTFSIVLSKKLGAEGLGLYGLIMPVYSLLLCLTTDGLITAISKTCAVFNSKKDYRNLHRSVKVAICFLGLWSIAVAVLVFFNAPFISKYIIKDIRALSAVRIICPALIFVPMSAIFKGFFYGFEKFTIPAGIDIIEKCIRISILLATIALLQLNDIKNTVTIAYFALAIGELISMLFLLTGFKLVSRKLKPSGVKVQNPLQLLADVLVISCPLCLNGFISSILTTASTLILPGRLMSSGVSYDVALQQIGKFMGMALTTVNLPFIIVGSMMTVLIPDMSLSLSKKDMWSTGKRISQVLRISCMIGLGTLIVSICIPGKLGLFFYGRNDLGKMVMVAGVCNFVSYVASTSFGILNGLGKQNVNLKNSIIVSVENLVLVFILTGIPSINIYGVGISLAVTSLTALVLNLIEIRKSCEIRFSLPSGVVLAICGLAGFASMRIVSIIIPDNFMVFDVIMSVGICFFVIFYLTKFYNCKHNW, from the coding sequence ATGGGACTTGATAAATTTTATAAAAACTCAGCAATACTTACTCTTTCAAATTTGGTAACAGGCTTTATCGGTTTTACATTTTCAATAGTTCTTTCAAAAAAACTCGGAGCTGAAGGACTTGGGCTATATGGGCTTATTATGCCGGTCTATTCCCTGCTGCTTTGTCTTACTACAGATGGGCTCATAACCGCAATTTCAAAAACCTGTGCAGTATTTAACAGTAAGAAGGATTACAGAAATCTTCACAGAAGCGTAAAAGTAGCCATATGTTTTCTGGGGCTGTGGAGTATCGCCGTAGCCGTACTGGTATTTTTCAATGCACCGTTTATAAGCAAATATATCATAAAGGATATCCGGGCTTTAAGTGCTGTGAGAATCATATGCCCGGCATTGATTTTTGTCCCCATGTCCGCTATATTCAAAGGCTTTTTTTACGGATTTGAAAAGTTCACTATTCCCGCCGGAATTGATATTATTGAAAAATGTATCAGAATTTCAATACTTCTCGCAACAATTGCTCTGCTACAGCTAAACGATATAAAAAATACCGTTACAATTGCTTATTTTGCTCTGGCAATAGGAGAACTCATCAGCATGTTGTTTCTTCTAACAGGATTTAAGCTTGTATCACGGAAGCTGAAACCCTCCGGAGTTAAGGTACAGAACCCTTTGCAATTGCTGGCAGATGTCCTCGTAATATCCTGTCCCCTGTGCCTGAACGGTTTTATTTCCTCCATCCTGACCACAGCTTCAACCCTGATTCTTCCCGGGAGATTAATGAGTTCAGGAGTAAGCTATGATGTTGCTTTACAGCAAATAGGCAAATTCATGGGTATGGCTCTTACAACAGTGAACCTTCCGTTTATAATTGTTGGCTCCATGATGACTGTACTGATTCCCGATATGTCTCTGAGCCTTAGTAAAAAAGACATGTGGAGTACAGGAAAAAGGATTTCACAGGTTCTCAGAATTTCCTGTATGATAGGGTTGGGAACATTGATTGTCTCAATATGTATTCCCGGAAAACTGGGCTTGTTCTTTTACGGAAGAAATGATTTAGGTAAAATGGTTATGGTAGCCGGTGTATGTAATTTTGTAAGCTACGTGGCTTCAACCTCTTTCGGGATACTTAACGGACTTGGAAAACAAAATGTTAATCTTAAAAACTCTATTATTGTTTCCGTTGAAAATCTTGTGTTGGTCTTCATATTAACCGGTATTCCCTCAATCAACATTTACGGCGTAGGAATCTCACTTGCCGTTACCTCATTGACAGCTCTGGTTCTGAATTTAATTGAAATACGCAAGTCCTGCGAAATCAGATTTTCACTGCCAAGTGGGGTTGTCCTTGCAATATGCGGACTTGCCGGTTTTGCTTCAATGAGAATAGTCAGTATCATTATACCGGATAATTTTATGGTATTTGATGTAATTATGTCTGTTGGTATATGTTTTTTTGTTATATTCTATTTAACAAAATTTTATAATTGTAAACATAACTGGTGA
- a CDS encoding DUF1294 domain-containing protein translates to MHKYFIAIVIILNIIGFGLVSLDKYKAKNRLWRIPERSFFLLSILGGSIGVYIGLLTFKHKTRRWYFMTIIPLIIVAQFVFIYFLTKK, encoded by the coding sequence ATGCATAAATACTTTATTGCAATAGTAATTATTTTAAATATAATCGGTTTTGGATTAGTTTCACTTGATAAATATAAAGCAAAAAACAGGTTATGGAGAATACCTGAAAGGTCATTTTTTCTTCTCTCCATATTAGGAGGAAGCATTGGCGTATATATAGGATTACTTACTTTCAAGCATAAAACACGCCGTTGGTACTTCATGACAATCATTCCACTAATAATCGTTGCTCAATTTGTTTTTATATATTTTCTTACTAAAAAATGA
- a CDS encoding FHA domain-containing protein has translation MDFSSLSVVFRIVLVVLIFIIILYALKIMSKDLKRGKPGKNLGWKLRIEYSGDKSSLEDGDIVPIGSKLTIGRNKNNQMVLPSRAVSNFHVKIYFEDGRYMLEDMDSTNGTFVNGNRVDKKSLQPGDEIRISETVFTVTDDD, from the coding sequence ATGGACTTTAGTTCGCTTTCGGTAGTATTTAGAATAGTATTGGTTGTATTAATTTTTATTATAATTTTATATGCATTAAAAATAATGTCCAAAGATTTAAAAAGGGGCAAACCCGGGAAAAACCTTGGATGGAAGCTGAGAATAGAGTATTCCGGTGATAAAAGCAGTTTAGAAGACGGAGATATTGTCCCAATCGGCAGTAAGCTTACCATCGGGAGAAACAAAAACAATCAGATGGTTTTGCCATCCAGAGCTGTTTCTAACTTCCATGTAAAAATTTATTTTGAGGACGGCAGGTACATGCTTGAGGATATGGACTCCACAAACGGTACTTTTGTAAACGGTAACAGGGTTGATAAGAAAAGTTTGCAGCCGGGTGACGAAATCAGAATTTCGGAGACGGTTTTTACCGTAACTGATGATGATTAA
- a CDS encoding FtsW/RodA/SpoVE family cell cycle protein, which translates to MTKKLRMFQFLIYVFLFFGFLNLGVLKKPFDPKAGIFFGILVVIIALTTWILKRFYPMGDRIIFLLAMLLCSIGIIMLYRLNIKLATKQLAWLLLGILAFLFVVLFLKRGLAQFSRLKYVFLAGTIMFMSMATFIGYEILGAKNWVKLGPVSFQPSEFGKIFLILYLASALSDMNTRKKLIEPGIVISISLGFMVIQRDLGTALIIFAVSVTMVYLATSKKLYVLVSLGLFAAGGAASYAMFDHIKRRIMIWHNPWPYVYNESYQLVQSMYAIATGGLLGRGLGMGHPGYVAVNESDFIFSVICEEMGLLMGFAILILHFLLFYRSIRSAIHAENNFSKLLTAGLSVMIATQTLVIVGGVTGFIPLTGITLPFVSSGGTSLLISFLSLSIIQKVSEGED; encoded by the coding sequence ATGACTAAAAAGTTAAGGATGTTTCAATTTTTAATATATGTGTTTCTATTTTTCGGATTTCTGAACCTTGGTGTGTTAAAGAAGCCCTTTGACCCAAAGGCAGGAATATTTTTCGGTATATTGGTTGTAATTATCGCATTGACTACATGGATTCTTAAAAGATTTTATCCCATGGGAGACAGAATAATATTCCTTTTGGCAATGTTGCTATGTTCAATAGGAATAATTATGCTTTACAGGCTCAATATCAAGCTTGCTACAAAGCAGCTGGCATGGCTGTTATTAGGGATTTTAGCTTTTCTTTTTGTAGTACTTTTCCTTAAAAGAGGACTTGCTCAATTTTCCCGGTTGAAATACGTGTTTCTGGCAGGAACCATTATGTTCATGTCTATGGCAACCTTTATAGGCTATGAAATACTGGGTGCCAAAAACTGGGTAAAGCTTGGGCCTGTGAGCTTTCAGCCTTCTGAATTCGGTAAAATATTTTTGATACTATACCTTGCAAGTGCTCTTTCAGATATGAATACCAGAAAAAAACTTATAGAACCCGGCATAGTTATTTCAATATCACTGGGCTTCATGGTAATTCAGAGAGACTTGGGAACCGCACTTATTATATTTGCAGTATCTGTCACAATGGTGTATCTTGCAACCTCTAAGAAACTGTATGTATTAGTTTCGCTGGGACTGTTTGCGGCAGGTGGTGCAGCAAGTTATGCAATGTTTGACCATATAAAAAGAAGGATAATGATATGGCATAATCCTTGGCCATATGTCTATAACGAGAGCTACCAACTTGTGCAGTCCATGTACGCTATTGCTACGGGAGGACTGTTGGGAAGGGGCTTGGGAATGGGACATCCGGGGTATGTTGCAGTTAATGAATCGGACTTTATTTTCTCGGTAATATGCGAAGAAATGGGTCTGTTAATGGGTTTTGCCATATTGATTCTGCATTTCCTGCTTTTTTATCGCTCCATAAGAAGCGCAATACATGCAGAAAATAATTTTTCAAAGCTTCTTACCGCAGGACTCAGTGTAATGATTGCAACCCAAACGTTGGTTATTGTTGGGGGAGTAACTGGGTTTATACCTTTGACGGGAATAACACTTCCTTTTGTCAGCAGCGGTGGAACTTCCTTATTAATCAGTTTTCTTTCCCTGAGTATCATTCAAAAGGTTTCGGAAGGTGAAGACTGA
- a CDS encoding peptidoglycan D,D-transpeptidase FtsI family protein, which translates to MDNLTNNIKRIMIIFLVVFFVLISYLAYFTLVKGPEIVTRPDNRRMWDIRNKVVRGTIYDRTGKELSLSEKKSGSGDYKRVYKGGAATAHSLGYYDPKYGITGLENLYDSYLSSNISASLMAWIGNGFKEVNKKGDDVYSTLDYQLQKTAYDALGSSKGSVVVLKVDTGEILAMVSKPSYDPNSLNKNWEALVKSKDVPLLNRSVSGLYPPGSTFKVVTAVSALENIKGIKNETFSDKGKLNLGGGYTLSNDHGEVLGKINLEKALVKSSNVFFGSLGIRLENDLFKTAQEFRFNKEIPSDGIIIDKSRFPKYKTYEKGNMAQSGIGQAEVLATPIQMALISQTIANDGVMMKPTLVNKITDYNGNAIQSLKASEVERVTSAEYAGEIRKYMREVVSKGTGTRAQVSGIEVCGKTGTAQHIESKTPHSWFIGFAPYKNPQIAIAVIVEEGGYGGVAAAGISQKVMNRYFHK; encoded by the coding sequence ATGGATAATTTAACTAATAATATAAAGAGAATAATGATAATTTTTCTGGTTGTATTTTTTGTCCTCATAAGTTATCTGGCTTACTTTACTCTTGTAAAAGGCCCTGAAATAGTAACAAGGCCTGATAACAGAAGAATGTGGGATATAAGAAACAAGGTTGTACGCGGAACCATATATGACAGAACCGGAAAGGAACTTTCCTTAAGTGAGAAGAAGTCCGGCAGCGGGGACTATAAAAGGGTGTATAAGGGCGGTGCAGCCACAGCTCATTCCTTGGGGTATTATGACCCTAAGTACGGGATAACAGGCTTGGAAAACCTGTATGACAGCTATTTGTCCAGTAATATATCAGCATCTCTGATGGCGTGGATTGGAAACGGCTTCAAAGAGGTTAATAAAAAAGGCGATGACGTATACAGTACTCTTGACTACCAGCTTCAAAAAACAGCCTATGATGCCCTTGGTTCATCAAAAGGCTCTGTAGTTGTACTCAAGGTTGATACAGGAGAAATACTTGCCATGGTGTCTAAACCTTCATACGACCCCAACAGTCTTAACAAGAATTGGGAAGCACTTGTGAAAAGTAAAGACGTTCCATTACTAAACAGGTCAGTTTCAGGGCTTTACCCACCGGGTTCAACCTTTAAGGTGGTAACGGCAGTAAGTGCTTTAGAGAATATAAAAGGTATAAAAAATGAGACCTTTAGCGACAAGGGAAAACTGAATTTGGGGGGAGGATATACTCTCAGCAATGACCATGGTGAAGTTCTGGGTAAAATAAATCTTGAAAAGGCTTTAGTAAAATCAAGTAATGTCTTTTTCGGAAGCTTGGGTATAAGGCTGGAAAATGATTTATTTAAGACGGCACAGGAGTTTCGATTCAATAAAGAGATACCTTCTGATGGTATTATAATTGATAAAAGCAGATTTCCAAAGTATAAGACTTATGAAAAGGGTAATATGGCCCAAAGTGGAATAGGGCAGGCGGAAGTACTGGCTACACCAATACAAATGGCTCTTATTTCTCAAACAATTGCCAATGACGGAGTTATGATGAAGCCTACCTTAGTTAACAAAATTACCGATTATAACGGCAATGCAATACAGAGCCTTAAAGCGTCAGAGGTAGAACGTGTTACATCAGCGGAATATGCAGGTGAGATAAGAAAGTATATGAGAGAGGTTGTGTCAAAGGGAACAGGCACAAGAGCACAGGTCAGCGGAATTGAGGTTTGCGGAAAAACCGGAACCGCTCAGCACATAGAAAGTAAAACTCCTCACAGTTGGTTTATCGGTTTTGCACCCTATAAAAATCCCCAGATTGCTATAGCAGTAATAGTTGAAGAAGGGGGTTACGGAGGAGTTGCTGCGGCCGGAATTTCACAGAAGGTTATGAACAGGTATTTCCATAAATAG
- a CDS encoding GNAT family N-acetyltransferase has protein sequence MQTIYFTDRLILKVLDETYANQVLDYYLRNRDFLLEWEPKREEEFYTISHHEENLKNEYEQINQNKSLRLWIYKIDDPSRTIGNIGFSNIIKGAFLSCFLGYGLDKDEINKGYITEALKKGIDIIFSEYGLHRIEANIMPRNLRSLKVVSNLGFNYEGVSNSYLKINGKWEDHIHMVLLNENV, from the coding sequence ATGCAAACTATATACTTCACTGACAGACTTATACTAAAAGTACTTGATGAAACATACGCCAATCAGGTTTTAGATTATTACCTCCGTAACAGGGATTTTTTACTGGAGTGGGAACCAAAAAGAGAGGAAGAATTTTATACTATTTCACATCATGAAGAAAACCTGAAAAACGAATATGAGCAAATAAATCAGAATAAGTCCCTTAGGCTATGGATATATAAAATAGACGACCCTAGCAGGACTATAGGCAACATAGGCTTCAGTAATATTATAAAAGGAGCTTTTCTATCCTGTTTCCTTGGCTATGGTCTGGATAAGGATGAAATAAATAAAGGCTACATAACTGAAGCCCTAAAAAAGGGAATTGATATAATATTTAGTGAATATGGTCTCCACAGGATTGAAGCCAATATCATGCCCAGAAATCTTCGTTCATTAAAAGTAGTCTCAAATCTTGGCTTTAATTATGAAGGTGTTTCAAATAGCTACCTAAAAATAAACGGTAAATGGGAAGACCATATACACATGGTTTTGCTTAATGAAAATGTATAA
- a CDS encoding YjfB family protein encodes MDVAAVSISMSQASLAQNVNIAVTKLAMDSMSQTGANLTKMMELSVNPGLGSKFDVSI; translated from the coding sequence ATGGATGTTGCAGCTGTTTCAATATCAATGTCCCAGGCTTCATTGGCCCAAAATGTTAATATTGCCGTTACTAAGCTGGCAATGGATAGTATGAGCCAGACAGGTGCCAATTTAACTAAAATGATGGAGCTTAGCGTAAATCCGGGTTTGGGCAGTAAATTTGATGTTAGTATTTAA